In a genomic window of Sutcliffiella sp. FSL R7-0096:
- a CDS encoding stage 0 sporulation family protein, with protein MYEVVGVRFKKAGKIYYFDPNGLDIKDNEFVIVETVRGVEFGKAVIGQKKVDENDVVLPLKKVLRIADQKDRLIVDENKKAAKEAFDVCFTKVNDHGLDMKLVDVEYTFDRNKIIFYFTADGRVDFRELVKDLASIFRTRIELRQIGVRDEAKLLGGIGPCGRMLCCSTFLGDFEPVSIKMAKDQNLSLNPSKISGLCGRLMCCLKYENDEYESAKEQLPDLDEVIKTPNGVGRVVGLNLLERVLQVELSGKDRVVEYSLDELLQEGAVSQATD; from the coding sequence TTGTATGAAGTAGTGGGAGTTCGTTTTAAAAAAGCAGGGAAAATATACTATTTTGACCCAAATGGGCTTGATATAAAGGATAATGAGTTTGTCATTGTCGAAACGGTAAGAGGCGTGGAGTTTGGAAAAGCTGTCATCGGTCAAAAGAAAGTCGACGAAAATGATGTCGTACTCCCGTTGAAAAAAGTGCTCCGTATTGCTGATCAAAAAGATCGTCTTATTGTGGATGAAAATAAAAAGGCGGCAAAAGAAGCGTTTGATGTTTGTTTTACAAAAGTGAACGACCATGGTTTGGATATGAAGCTGGTGGATGTGGAGTATACATTCGATCGGAATAAAATCATTTTCTACTTCACCGCAGATGGGCGAGTGGACTTCAGGGAGCTTGTAAAGGACCTTGCTTCCATTTTTCGCACCAGGATCGAACTCAGACAAATCGGTGTCCGCGATGAAGCAAAACTTTTAGGCGGTATCGGCCCATGTGGGCGCATGTTGTGCTGCTCCACATTCCTGGGTGATTTTGAACCGGTATCCATCAAGATGGCAAAGGATCAAAACCTGTCACTGAACCCTTCCAAGATCTCCGGGTTATGTGGCCGTTTGATGTGTTGCCTGAAGTATGAAAATGATGAATACGAGTCCGCTAAAGAGCAATTACCGGATCTTGATGAAGTAATCAAAACACCGAACGGAGTAGGACGTGTGGTCGGATTGAACCTCCTGGAACGCGTGCTGCAAGTGGAGTTATCCGGAAAAGACCGAGTGGTGGAGTATTCTCTAGATGAATTACTCCAAGAAGGAGCCGTTTCGCAAGCCACAGATTAA
- a CDS encoding tRNA1(Val) (adenine(37)-N6)-methyltransferase — translation MVDLIGDERLDYLLAENLRIIQSPSVFSFSLDAVLLAQFAYVPIQKGNIIDLCTGNGIIPLLLSKRTKGSITGVEIQERLANMAKRSIDYNGLTDRLSIMNMDLKDLPALIGNKKYDVVTCNPPYFPLTENEEKINSNRHYAIARHEIECTLEDVVRVSSHAAKQGGKVAFVHRPGRLLDIITLMRKYRLEPKRLQFVHSKLGKPANTLLIEGIKDGNPDLKILPPLLVYDENGEYTPEVRKMLFGEE, via the coding sequence ATGGTAGATCTTATAGGTGATGAGCGGCTCGATTATTTATTGGCGGAGAATTTACGGATCATACAGAGCCCATCCGTCTTTTCTTTCTCCTTAGATGCCGTTCTTTTGGCACAGTTTGCGTATGTTCCAATTCAAAAGGGCAATATTATCGATTTATGTACAGGCAATGGGATTATCCCTTTATTATTAAGCAAAAGGACAAAAGGTTCCATAACGGGTGTGGAGATCCAAGAACGCCTTGCTAACATGGCGAAAAGAAGCATTGACTATAATGGGTTGACAGATCGTTTGAGTATTATGAACATGGATCTAAAGGACCTGCCCGCCCTGATCGGAAACAAGAAGTACGATGTGGTGACATGCAATCCCCCTTATTTTCCGTTGACAGAGAACGAAGAGAAAATAAATAGTAATAGGCACTACGCGATAGCAAGGCATGAGATAGAATGTACATTAGAAGATGTAGTCCGTGTTAGCAGCCATGCTGCTAAGCAGGGTGGAAAGGTGGCATTTGTTCATCGTCCAGGCCGCCTACTCGATATCATCACGTTAATGAGAAAATATCGCCTAGAGCCGAAGCGCTTGCAATTCGTCCATTCCAAACTCGGCAAGCCGGCCAATACCCTACTGATCGAAGGCATAAAGGACGGAAACCCAGACCTAAAGATCCTTCCACCACTGCTTGTATACGATGAGAACGGCGAATACACCCCAGAAGTAAGGAAAATGCTCTTTGGAGAAGAGTAA
- the yabA gene encoding DNA replication initiation control protein YabA produces the protein MDKKEIFDSVSNMEEQIGHLYKQLGDLKEHLALIIEENNSVLVENSHLRKRLEQMTKVEEQASTKQKHKKKQQEQNKQIDVGEGYDNLARLYQEGFHICNLNFGSPRKEGDCMFCLSFLNKK, from the coding sequence TTGGACAAGAAGGAAATATTTGATTCTGTCAGCAATATGGAAGAACAGATTGGACATTTATATAAACAGCTTGGCGATTTAAAGGAGCACCTAGCCCTTATTATCGAAGAGAACAACAGTGTGCTGGTGGAAAATAGCCATCTCCGTAAGCGTCTCGAACAGATGACGAAAGTAGAGGAGCAAGCTTCCACCAAACAGAAGCACAAGAAAAAACAGCAGGAGCAAAACAAGCAAATCGATGTGGGGGAGGGCTATGATAACTTAGCCAGGCTGTACCAGGAAGGATTTCATATTTGCAACCTGAATTTCGGCAGCCCGCGAAAAGAAGGGGACTGTATGTTTTGCTTGTCTTTCCTAAATAAAAAGTAA